In one window of Candidatus Acetothermia bacterium DNA:
- a CDS encoding DUF87 domain-containing protein: protein MDALNLGPGLALPLADVVGQCVAILGIRGSGKSNTAGVIFEELLTAHYPMSIVDIDGEYFGLKEKYEVLVVGSGENVDVELDMAAAGEVADLSLHEGVPVILDVSDMLADERERFLLEYLTRIWALAGKLRKPYMIGIEECHEFIPQGVRTDLKEVIARIALRGRKRGLGAVVISQRSAKVEKDVLTQAGMLFLHRVVHEADMRVYGELLPWRRLEAKETVSQLGVGECIFMSGSTARKVKIRVRHTFHGGYTPSFRAVESPKLRQVRSRILDALARARNVAPPVAVGPQPSPREDPRARPVDPPPAPALIADDPDPPAPDADLPGPVLLRVDRLLRRLRRLPPVKRRLVAFLVEREPNTYTTSELASWIDCAEAALLAEPPTELVDLGLIVQERFARGLAYRAALRQYVAEAFAGFAAELGPEGTRRLIAHLRHRLAGISTAERNLVHIP, encoded by the coding sequence CCTCGGCATCCGCGGGTCCGGCAAATCCAACACCGCCGGGGTCATCTTCGAGGAGCTCCTCACCGCCCACTACCCGATGTCCATCGTGGACATCGACGGGGAGTACTTCGGCCTCAAGGAGAAGTACGAGGTGCTCGTGGTGGGGTCTGGGGAGAACGTGGACGTGGAGCTGGATATGGCCGCCGCGGGCGAGGTCGCCGACCTCTCCCTCCACGAGGGCGTCCCGGTGATCTTGGACGTGTCGGACATGCTCGCCGACGAGCGAGAGCGGTTCCTGCTCGAGTACCTCACCCGTATCTGGGCCCTGGCCGGCAAGCTCAGAAAGCCGTACATGATCGGGATCGAGGAGTGCCACGAGTTCATCCCCCAAGGGGTGCGCACCGACCTCAAGGAGGTCATCGCCCGCATCGCCCTCCGCGGCCGGAAGCGGGGCCTGGGGGCGGTGGTCATCTCCCAGCGCTCGGCCAAGGTGGAGAAGGACGTCCTCACCCAGGCCGGGATGCTGTTCCTCCACCGGGTGGTGCACGAGGCGGACATGCGCGTGTACGGGGAGCTTCTCCCATGGCGCCGGCTGGAGGCCAAGGAGACGGTGTCCCAACTTGGGGTGGGGGAGTGCATCTTCATGTCCGGGTCCACGGCCCGCAAGGTCAAGATCCGGGTGCGGCACACGTTCCACGGTGGGTATACGCCGTCGTTCCGGGCGGTGGAGTCGCCGAAGCTCCGGCAGGTACGGAGTCGGATCTTAGACGCGCTCGCCCGCGCTCGGAACGTGGCCCCGCCGGTCGCGGTGGGGCCCCAACCGTCGCCGCGCGAGGATCCGCGTGCCAGGCCGGTCGACCCGCCCCCGGCGCCGGCCCTGATCGCGGACGACCCGGACCCTCCCGCCCCGGACGCGGACTTGCCCGGCCCGGTCCTCCTGCGGGTGGACCGGCTCCTCCGGCGCCTGCGGCGGCTTCCCCCGGTGAAAAGGCGGCTGGTCGCGTTCCTGGTGGAGCGGGAGCCGAACACCTACACCACGAGCGAGCTCGCGTCCTGGATCGATTGTGCCGAGGCGGCTCTGCTGGCCGAGCCGCCCACCGAGCTCGTGGACCTGGGCCTGATCGTGCAGGAGCGGTTCGCCCGCGGCCTGGCTTATCGGGCGGCCTTGCGGCAGTACGTGGCCGAGGCGTTCGCCGGGTTCGCCGCCGAGCTCGGGCCGGAGGGGACCCGCCGCCTGATCGCCCATCTCCGCCACCGGCTGGCCGGCATTTCCACAGCTGAACGTAATCTAGTTCACATCCCTTGA
- the raiA gene encoding ribosome-associated translation inhibitor RaiA, whose protein sequence is MKVHIVERYVSDSDALENYVEKKVETLSRYFDKILKLDVIMEVEGAAHRVQMMGYLVNRKVVKAAVETNDMYASVDQAVDKLQRQLVRYKERLRVPRKTGRPEPTSPRTAPTGPRIVVVDDYPRKPMTPEEAVLELDRSDREFLVFFHAVDDGPAVMFRLEDGKYGLILPRR, encoded by the coding sequence ATGAAGGTCCACATCGTCGAGCGCTACGTTTCCGATTCCGATGCCCTGGAAAACTACGTTGAGAAGAAGGTAGAGACCTTGTCTCGCTACTTCGACAAGATTTTGAAGCTCGACGTGATCATGGAGGTGGAGGGGGCCGCCCATCGGGTGCAGATGATGGGGTACCTCGTAAACCGCAAGGTGGTCAAGGCGGCGGTGGAGACGAACGACATGTACGCCTCGGTCGACCAGGCGGTGGACAAGCTGCAGCGGCAGCTGGTGCGGTACAAGGAGCGGCTGCGGGTGCCGCGGAAGACCGGGCGGCCCGAGCCGACCTCCCCCCGCACCGCGCCTACCGGGCCGCGCATCGTGGTCGTGGACGACTACCCGCGCAAGCCGATGACCCCTGAGGAAGCGGTCCTGGAGCTGGATCGCAGCGACCGCGAGTTCCTCGTGTTCTTCCACGCCGTGGACGATGGGCCGGCGGTCATGTTCCGCCTGGAAGATGGGAAATATGGGCTCATCTTGCCGCGTCGCTAG